The window GAGCAGATCGGCCTGGTGCGGCACGCGCACCTCGGGCACGGCGCGCCGTCGTACCGGCCGGCCGAGGACGATCACATCCACGTCGTGTGCCACGCCTGCGGCGCGGTCGTCGACGCGGAGCCGTCGCTCGTGGAACCGCTAGCCGAGCGGTTGCTGGCGACCGACGGGTTCGTGCTGGACCGCTCGCACTTCACCGTGTTCGGTCGCTGCCGGCAGTGCGCGGCGGAACAAACGCCGCCGGCGAAACGATCAGGTGTAGGACATGACCACTGACATCGCCGTTCCCGCCGCCGGCCGCGACGCCGGGGTGGCGTGGCACTACGGCGACCCGCTGCGCGAGCAGCGCGTGCTCAGCACCGGCGCCGGCGTCATCGACCGCTCCAACCGCGACGTCCTCGTCGTTCCCGGCGAGGACCGGCTCGGCTGGCTGCACTCGATCTGCTCGCAACACCTGACCGCCCTCGCCGATGGCGACAGCACCGAAGCGCTCGTCCTCTCCCCGCACGGGCACGTCGAGCAGCACTGGCAGCTGACCGAACTGGACGGCACCGTCTGGCTCGACACCGAGCCGGGCGCCGCGCCGGACGTCCTCGGCTACCTGCGCAAGATGCAGTTCCTCAAGCGGGTCGAACCGGCCGACGTGTCGGCCGACTGGGCCGTCCTGTCGATCGTCGGGCCGGCCACGCCGACGGTGCTTGCCCTGGCCCGGCTGCCGGTGCCGGAACCGGCCGGTCGGGCCGCGGCCGTGCCCGGCGGCG is drawn from Sporichthyaceae bacterium and contains these coding sequences:
- a CDS encoding Fur family transcriptional regulator translates to MTAHQRTHPGPTAAGELAARLRGLGLRVTPQREQVLDAVRALGHATPEQICESVDGVDVTTVYRTLELLEQIGLVRHAHLGHGAPSYRPAEDDHIHVVCHACGAVVDAEPSLVEPLAERLLATDGFVLDRSHFTVFGRCRQCAAEQTPPAKRSGVGHDH